A genomic window from Thermococcus nautili includes:
- a CDS encoding amidohydrolase family protein, producing the protein MFALVGKLVDYRSVRDGAVIVEDNIIRVVVPAGELGEWGVDEVYGGENYLVIPGLINAHTHVAMARFRGLGEDLPTGEWLEKIIWPMELEWTRKEIREWAEIGLREALMNGSTTVNDHYFFADEIAKVAERLGIRAFIGQTVMDEVVFPLASPEEGFRFFKRWRNRSELVTPTLAPHATNTVSLELMKELAELSRETGARVHIHLAQSRAEVSEVKRRYGLSPVGLLERAGLLNESLIGVHGVYLNDSDFERLARAGSTLVHCPTSNVKLEARTVNLRKLLDLGLNVALGNDSPNPTGILDPFIEMRTAGIVANLTAGKAHAVPARELFGMATVGGARALGLKAGLIEPGYLADLVLINADKPWFRPLENVYSLLVYSARGSDVEKVVVNGKVAWAKPS; encoded by the coding sequence ATGTTTGCGCTGGTCGGAAAGCTCGTCGATTACCGCTCCGTTCGAGATGGGGCCGTCATCGTTGAGGATAACATCATTCGGGTCGTCGTTCCGGCGGGGGAATTGGGGGAGTGGGGCGTTGACGAAGTTTACGGCGGGGAGAACTACCTCGTGATTCCCGGCCTAATCAACGCCCACACCCATGTGGCGATGGCGCGCTTCAGGGGTCTCGGTGAGGACCTGCCGACGGGGGAATGGCTTGAGAAAATCATCTGGCCAATGGAACTTGAGTGGACGCGGAAGGAAATCCGCGAGTGGGCTGAAATCGGTCTTAGAGAAGCCCTGATGAACGGCTCGACGACGGTAAACGACCACTACTTCTTCGCGGACGAGATAGCGAAGGTTGCCGAAAGGCTCGGCATAAGGGCCTTCATCGGCCAGACGGTCATGGACGAGGTTGTTTTTCCTCTCGCAAGTCCTGAGGAAGGTTTCCGGTTCTTCAAGCGCTGGCGGAACCGGAGCGAGCTCGTAACGCCCACACTTGCACCGCACGCAACGAACACCGTCTCGCTTGAGCTGATGAAAGAACTCGCAGAACTCTCCCGGGAAACCGGCGCGAGGGTTCACATCCACCTCGCCCAGAGCAGGGCGGAGGTTTCCGAGGTTAAAAGGCGCTACGGCCTTTCGCCCGTTGGCCTTCTCGAAAGGGCCGGGCTTTTGAACGAAAGTCTAATCGGCGTCCACGGCGTTTACCTGAACGATTCTGACTTCGAGAGATTGGCCAGGGCCGGCTCGACCCTCGTCCACTGCCCGACCAGCAACGTCAAGCTTGAAGCGCGGACCGTGAACCTGAGAAAACTCCTTGACCTTGGCCTCAACGTGGCCCTGGGCAACGACTCGCCCAATCCAACCGGAATCCTCGACCCCTTCATTGAGATGAGAACAGCCGGAATCGTCGCGAACCTGACCGCCGGAAAGGCGCACGCGGTTCCAGCTCGAGAGCTCTTCGGAATGGCGACAGTTGGAGGCGCAAGGGCCCTTGGATTAAAGGCCGGACTCATTGAGCCCGGCTATCTCGCGGATTTGGTTCTCATAAACGCAGATAAACCGTGGTTCAGGCCGTTGGAAAACGTTTACTCGCTCCTCGTTTACTCCGCGAGGGGAAGCGACGTGGAAAAGGTTGTGGTAAATGGAAAAGTGGCTTGGGCTAAGCCCTCATAG
- the asnS gene encoding asparagine--tRNA ligase — translation MIDKVYCADVKPEMEGKRVKLAGWVYRKREVGKKVFIVLRDSSGIVQVVFSKELNEEAYREAKKLGIESSVIIKGTVKADPRAPTGAEVQADKLEVIQNVDFFPITKDASPEFLLDVRHLHLRSPKVASIMKVKATLVQAAREWLLQDGWYEVFPPILVTGAVEGGSTLFKLKYFDRYAYLSQSAQLYLEAAIFGLEKVWSLTPSFRAEKSRTRRHLTEFWHLELEGAWMDLWDIMKVEEELVSYMVQRALELRRSEIETFRKDLTTLKNAVPPFPRISYDEAIDILQSKGVEIEWGEDMGADEERVLTEEFEAPFFVYGYPKGIKAFYMKEDPEDPKKVLAADMLAPEGYGEIIGGSQREDDYDKLVQRILEEGMNPEDYQWYLDLRKYGSVPHSGFGLGLERLVAWVLKLDHVRWATLFPRTPSRLYP, via the coding sequence GTGATTGATAAGGTTTACTGTGCCGACGTTAAGCCCGAAATGGAAGGAAAGAGGGTTAAGCTCGCCGGATGGGTTTACAGAAAGAGGGAGGTCGGAAAAAAGGTCTTCATAGTGCTCAGGGACTCGAGCGGAATCGTTCAGGTGGTCTTCTCCAAGGAACTCAACGAAGAGGCCTACAGGGAGGCCAAGAAGCTCGGCATCGAGTCGAGCGTCATCATCAAGGGAACCGTTAAAGCTGACCCACGCGCTCCCACAGGGGCGGAGGTTCAAGCCGACAAGCTTGAAGTTATCCAGAACGTTGACTTCTTCCCGATAACGAAGGACGCGAGCCCGGAGTTCCTGCTCGACGTCAGGCACCTGCACCTCCGCTCGCCCAAGGTCGCGAGCATAATGAAGGTAAAGGCCACGCTCGTTCAGGCGGCGCGGGAGTGGCTCCTCCAGGACGGCTGGTACGAGGTATTTCCGCCGATACTCGTCACCGGGGCTGTTGAGGGTGGTTCGACGCTCTTCAAGCTCAAGTACTTTGACAGATACGCCTACCTAAGCCAGTCGGCCCAGCTCTACCTTGAGGCGGCAATATTTGGCCTCGAAAAGGTCTGGTCGCTCACACCGAGCTTCAGAGCCGAAAAGAGCAGGACGAGGAGGCACCTCACCGAGTTCTGGCATCTTGAGCTTGAGGGAGCCTGGATGGACCTGTGGGACATCATGAAGGTCGAAGAGGAGCTGGTAAGCTACATGGTTCAGCGCGCGCTTGAGCTCAGGAGGAGCGAGATTGAGACCTTCAGGAAGGACCTAACCACGCTCAAGAACGCCGTTCCGCCGTTCCCGAGGATAAGCTACGACGAGGCCATAGACATACTCCAGAGCAAGGGCGTCGAGATAGAGTGGGGCGAAGACATGGGTGCCGACGAGGAGAGGGTTCTTACCGAGGAGTTCGAGGCCCCGTTCTTCGTCTACGGCTATCCGAAGGGCATCAAGGCCTTCTACATGAAGGAGGACCCGGAGGACCCGAAAAAGGTTCTCGCTGCGGACATGCTCGCTCCCGAAGGCTACGGCGAGATAATCGGTGGCTCCCAGCGTGAGGACGACTACGACAAGCTCGTGCAGAGAATCCTTGAGGAGGGGATGAACCCCGAGGACTACCAGTGGTACCTCGACCTCAGGAAGTACGGCTCCGTTCCGCACAGCGGTTTCGGCCTCGGCCTTGAGAGGCTCGTCGCATGGGTTCTCAAGCTCGACCACGTGAGGTGGGCCACACTCTTCCCGAGGACACCGAGCAGGCTTTACCCGTGA
- the tgtA gene encoding tRNA guanosine(15) transglycosylase TgtA, translating into MEFRFEVRARDAAGRIGKLTVNGKSIETPAIMPVINPKQLIVTPKELKEMGFGMIITNSYIIYKTPELREKALELGIHKLLDYDGIIEVDSGSFQLMRYGEVEVTNREIIEFQEKIGVDIGTFLDIPTPPDAPREKAQEDLRITLERAKEAESIKNIAMNAAVQGSTYPDLRTYAARELSRMNFEIHPIGAVVPLMESYRYRDLVDVVIASKLGLRPDRPVHLFGAGHPMIFALAVAMGVDLFDSASYALYAKDDRYLTPEGTKRLEELEYFPCSCPVCSRYTPQELREMPKEERTRLLAIHNLWVIREELNRVKQAIKEGELWRLVDERARSHPKLYSAYKRLLEYRDYLEKNEPVTKASAFFKVSEEAMRWPIVYRAKERAERVARKFPEKVKHPIFGEIPKYLSLSYPFAQSEGEEDFTIEKPRKGEARKYVMAVAEYQFGEGAGEAFRDAFVELSRKTGMPRQVKAKGKHLATFRAEDGLLTLGIEGAKRLHALLPFPRMRVVVNEDAEPFAKRGKNVFAKFVVDADPSIRPYDEVLVVNEKDELLATGQTLLNGEELKVFQSGLAVKVRRGVG; encoded by the coding sequence ATGGAGTTCAGGTTCGAGGTTAGGGCGCGCGACGCGGCCGGAAGAATAGGAAAGCTCACCGTCAACGGCAAGAGCATCGAAACTCCCGCCATAATGCCCGTCATCAACCCGAAACAGCTCATCGTGACGCCGAAGGAGCTCAAGGAGATGGGCTTTGGAATGATAATCACCAACTCCTACATCATCTACAAGACGCCGGAGCTGAGGGAAAAGGCCCTTGAGCTGGGCATTCATAAGCTCCTCGACTACGACGGGATAATCGAGGTTGATTCTGGCAGTTTCCAGCTCATGCGCTACGGCGAGGTTGAAGTTACCAACCGCGAGATAATCGAGTTCCAGGAGAAAATCGGCGTTGATATAGGCACTTTCCTCGACATTCCGACTCCTCCAGACGCGCCGAGGGAGAAGGCCCAGGAGGACCTGAGGATAACCCTCGAGCGGGCGAAGGAAGCCGAGAGCATAAAGAACATCGCCATGAACGCGGCGGTTCAGGGGTCCACTTATCCGGACTTAAGAACCTACGCCGCGCGGGAGCTCAGCAGGATGAACTTCGAGATACATCCGATTGGTGCGGTCGTCCCACTAATGGAGAGCTACCGCTACCGCGATTTGGTGGACGTTGTTATAGCTTCCAAGCTCGGTCTAAGGCCGGACAGGCCCGTTCACCTCTTCGGTGCAGGCCATCCGATGATTTTCGCTTTGGCAGTCGCTATGGGCGTTGACCTATTCGACTCGGCGAGCTACGCTTTGTACGCTAAAGACGACCGCTATCTGACACCCGAGGGAACGAAAAGGCTCGAAGAGCTTGAGTACTTCCCCTGCTCCTGCCCCGTCTGCTCCCGCTACACCCCGCAGGAATTGCGTGAGATGCCGAAGGAGGAGCGGACGAGGCTTTTAGCCATCCACAACCTCTGGGTGATACGCGAGGAGCTAAACAGGGTCAAGCAGGCGATAAAGGAAGGGGAACTCTGGCGCCTCGTTGACGAGAGGGCAAGGAGCCACCCGAAGCTTTACTCAGCTTACAAGAGACTGCTCGAGTACAGGGACTACCTTGAGAAGAACGAGCCGGTAACCAAGGCGAGCGCCTTCTTCAAGGTGAGCGAGGAGGCGATGAGATGGCCAATCGTTTATCGTGCCAAAGAGAGGGCCGAGCGCGTTGCCAGAAAGTTCCCCGAAAAGGTAAAACACCCGATATTCGGCGAGATTCCAAAGTATCTGAGTTTGAGCTACCCCTTCGCTCAGAGCGAGGGCGAGGAGGACTTCACGATAGAGAAGCCGAGGAAAGGGGAAGCGAGGAAGTACGTCATGGCGGTGGCGGAGTATCAGTTCGGCGAAGGGGCGGGCGAGGCTTTCAGAGATGCGTTCGTCGAGCTTTCCCGGAAGACAGGAATGCCGAGGCAGGTAAAGGCGAAGGGCAAGCACCTTGCGACCTTTAGAGCGGAGGACGGTCTGTTAACGCTCGGCATCGAAGGGGCAAAGAGACTCCACGCGCTCCTGCCGTTCCCGAGGATGCGTGTCGTTGTCAACGAAGATGCCGAACCCTTCGCGAAGCGCGGAAAAAACGTCTTCGCAAAGTTCGTGGTCGATGCCGACCCCTCAATCAGGCCCTACGACGAGGTTCTGGTGGTGAACGAAAAAGACGAGCTTCTCGCGACCGGGCAGACCCTCCTGAACGGCGAGGAGCTGAAGGTCTTCCAGAGTGGCCTGGCCGTGAAGGTCAGGAGGGGCGTTGGTTAA
- a CDS encoding inorganic phosphate transporter yields MIALIAAAFFMAWAVGANDSAKAVGTAVGSGIVGFKRAVLIIAVFTTLGAVIGHSAVSGTITGLASGLSAGEVALALFSAASAVTIASLWGRPISTTQSIIGALIGSSLALGLPVDWWTIGKIVSAWFFSPVLASLLAIAIYKLYKPFLRRIKCLKNLELTQKWLVFLASAFSAFNLGTNEVSNVIGLAKAGGMSDPNALLALVMAFGTLTFSYEVMMTIGKDIAPLGPTSAFSSQFGASIAVSTANLFGLPVSSGQAIVGAISGLSAYKGEHVNKKLLVDIVKSWVRAPLFAGILAFLLIKLFSAGF; encoded by the coding sequence ATGATAGCTCTCATCGCAGCGGCGTTCTTCATGGCATGGGCCGTCGGAGCGAACGACAGCGCAAAGGCAGTTGGCACAGCGGTCGGTTCAGGGATAGTGGGCTTCAAACGGGCCGTTCTAATAATAGCTGTTTTCACCACGTTAGGTGCAGTTATTGGTCACTCGGCCGTGTCAGGGACGATAACTGGACTGGCGAGCGGTTTATCGGCTGGAGAAGTCGCTTTGGCGCTCTTCAGCGCGGCATCTGCGGTTACAATCGCGAGCCTCTGGGGACGGCCAATCTCGACGACCCAGTCAATAATCGGTGCACTCATAGGTTCATCCCTCGCCCTCGGTCTCCCCGTCGACTGGTGGACAATCGGTAAAATCGTCTCGGCTTGGTTTTTCTCCCCGGTCCTCGCTTCCCTCCTGGCCATAGCAATATACAAGCTCTACAAGCCATTCCTCAGGAGGATAAAGTGCCTCAAGAACCTCGAACTCACCCAGAAGTGGCTCGTCTTTCTCGCCTCAGCTTTTTCAGCCTTCAACCTCGGCACGAACGAGGTTTCGAACGTCATCGGCCTCGCAAAGGCCGGCGGAATGTCCGACCCAAATGCTCTCCTCGCCCTTGTGATGGCCTTTGGAACGCTCACCTTCAGCTACGAGGTCATGATGACGATAGGAAAGGACATAGCACCGCTCGGCCCGACTTCGGCCTTCTCAAGTCAGTTCGGAGCCTCGATAGCGGTCAGCACCGCGAACCTCTTCGGTCTGCCCGTCAGCTCGGGCCAGGCGATAGTCGGGGCGATAAGCGGACTGAGCGCATACAAGGGAGAGCACGTGAACAAAAAGCTCCTCGTGGACATCGTGAAGAGCTGGGTTCGTGCGCCACTCTTCGCCGGAATCCTTGCCTTCCTGCTCATCAAGCTCTTCTCGGCAGGCTTTTAA
- a CDS encoding glycosyltransferase family 2 protein: MSPPLLAVALALIFLWDGYFFFNYIISLFKNYRTKEWTPGVSIIIPAYNEGERVLRAIRSALAQDYPDFEVIVVDDGSEDNTFEVASSVKNPRLKVYRKEHGGKARALNFGLSKASGEIIVTTDADSYLEPTAVGELVRRFHSDEVLAVGGQVRVTGESFLERAQDAEHLRIAMFRRAKELEDLSLAPGPVSAFRRDALERIGGFVEDIVEDYATTKAVKRLGKVVYAPRARVWTEMPRSLSVLWRQRKRWFLGDLKNLGGGFTKDWAFLLLGDFVALLDVLVPVLLLATGNFGLFALWWGFEVVTMLLPTLVEGGKLSNALLFPLIVWFWALFYLSLHVYGYARLLTGRL; the protein is encoded by the coding sequence ATGAGCCCACCTCTCCTCGCCGTTGCGCTCGCCCTCATTTTCCTCTGGGACGGCTACTTCTTCTTCAATTACATAATTAGCCTTTTCAAGAACTACAGAACTAAAGAATGGACGCCGGGGGTTTCAATCATAATCCCGGCTTACAACGAGGGGGAGAGAGTTCTTAGAGCCATACGCTCGGCTCTTGCTCAGGATTATCCGGATTTTGAGGTCATCGTTGTCGATGACGGCAGTGAGGACAACACGTTTGAGGTTGCTTCATCGGTGAAAAACCCCCGCCTGAAGGTTTACCGGAAGGAGCACGGGGGCAAAGCCAGAGCCCTGAACTTCGGCCTTTCCAAAGCCTCTGGCGAGATAATAGTAACAACCGACGCCGACAGCTACCTCGAACCGACCGCGGTTGGGGAGCTCGTGAGGCGCTTCCACTCCGACGAAGTGCTCGCCGTTGGAGGACAGGTTAGGGTCACGGGGGAGTCCTTCCTCGAGAGGGCGCAGGACGCGGAGCACCTTAGGATAGCGATGTTCCGCAGGGCCAAGGAGCTTGAAGATTTAAGCCTCGCCCCAGGCCCGGTTTCGGCCTTCCGCAGGGATGCTCTTGAAAGAATCGGGGGTTTCGTCGAGGACATCGTCGAGGACTACGCCACCACAAAGGCCGTCAAGAGGCTCGGGAAGGTGGTCTACGCGCCGAGGGCAAGGGTCTGGACGGAGATGCCGAGGAGCCTCTCAGTTCTCTGGCGCCAGAGAAAGCGCTGGTTCCTCGGCGACCTCAAGAACCTCGGCGGTGGCTTTACCAAGGACTGGGCGTTCCTCCTGCTCGGAGACTTCGTAGCCCTCCTCGACGTTCTGGTTCCTGTTCTACTGCTCGCAACCGGCAATTTTGGCCTCTTTGCCCTCTGGTGGGGGTTCGAGGTTGTCACAATGCTCCTCCCAACGCTCGTTGAGGGCGGAAAGCTCTCCAACGCCCTCCTCTTCCCCCTAATCGTCTGGTTCTGGGCGCTTTTCTACCTCTCGCTCCACGTCTACGGCTACGCAAGGCTTCTCACCGGGCGGTTGTGA